GCGAGGCTGACGGCCGCCTGATCGGCGACAACGTCGATGGTGAAGGCTTCCTCAACGCCGGCCGCCAGCAGGGTTTCGATGCCAAGGGCAAACGTGCGTTAGTCATCGGTGCCGGAGGCGTCGGCAGCGCCATCGCCTATTCGCTGTGCCAGGCCGGCGTTTCCGCCCTGAGCCTGTCCGACGTCAGCCATGAGCGTGTGGAGGCGCTGGCACAACTGCTACGCAGCGCCTTCCCCGAGCTGCCGGTCAGTACCCGAGTCGACAGCCTGAGCGCGTTCGACCTGATCGCCAACGCCTCCCCGGTGGGCATGGGCGACAGCGGCGAGTTGCCGCTACCGCAAGCATTACTACAGAGCCTGCCGGCCAGCGCGCACGTAGCAGATGTGGTGACGGCCCCGGAAATCACACCCCTGCTGGCCCTGGCCAAAGCCCGTGGTTGCAGCATCCAAACCGGCCCGCAGATGGCCCTGGCACAAGCTGGCAACCTCGGCCACTTCATGGGCGCAACCGCGCTG
This region of Pseudomonas wenzhouensis genomic DNA includes:
- a CDS encoding shikimate dehydrogenase family protein, giving the protein MVNGSTELVAIVGSPIAQVKSPENFNRWFEGNALNRVMLPIDISAQALSSFIDTLRGWQNLRGCVVTIPYKQQVVEHLDELSERASALRSVNVIRREADGRLIGDNVDGEGFLNAGRQQGFDAKGKRALVIGAGGVGSAIAYSLCQAGVSALSLSDVSHERVEALAQLLRSAFPELPVSTRVDSLSAFDLIANASPVGMGDSGELPLPQALLQSLPASAHVADVVTAPEITPLLALAKARGCSIQTGPQMALAQAGNLGHFMGATALVL